Proteins encoded in a region of the Macrobrachium nipponense isolate FS-2020 chromosome 39, ASM1510439v2, whole genome shotgun sequence genome:
- the LOC135210396 gene encoding piggyBac transposable element-derived protein 3-like: MSASRAIVSIRYCPKEEGRGTFEEWKSSGDSSQLTAVKWLDNKGVTLLSTLADSQPTHTAQCFDKKIRKVIEIPQLNIVKLYNKNMGGIDLADRLLLLYRIPVISKKYYHTLIFHMIDMCINQAWLLYRRDYETAGLSQEKKHSLLSFRMSVSESLIRAEKYVPKRGRPSSSKKTADPPKKRRQQIGQVRPQKDVRFDKVGHFPEAKAPRLYCK, encoded by the coding sequence ATGTCGGCTTCCAGGGCTATAGTTAGTATCAGATACTGTCCTAAAGAAGAAGGTAGAGGCACATTTGAGGAATGGAAGTCATCTGGTGATAGCAGTCAGTTAACAGCAGTCAAATGGCTTGATAATAAAGGTGTGACCTTGCTCTCAACCCTTGCTGACAGCCAACCAACTCATACTGCACaatgttttgacaaaaaaataaggaaagttaTAGAGATCCCACAGCTGAACATAGTAAAATTGTACAACAAGAACATGGGTGGTATAGACCTAGCTGACCGTCTGTTATTATTGTACAGAATTCCAGTGATATCAAAGAAATATTATCATACCCTAATCTTTCACATGATTGACATGTGCATTAATCAAGCTTGGTTGCTCTACAGAAGAGATTATGAGACAGCAGGGCTTTCACAGGAGAAAAAGCATTCCTTACTGTCCTTCAGAATGTCTGTGTCTGAGTCACTCATTAGGGCAGAAAAGTATGTGCCTAAAAGAGGTCGTCCATCTTCATCTAAGAAGACAGCTGATCCACCCAAGAAAAGGCGTCAACAGATTGGTCAGGTCAGACCACAGAAGGATGTGAGGTTTGACAAAGTAGGTCACTTCCCTGAAGCAAAAGCTCCTCGTTTGTACTGCAAGTGA